TCACCTGGTGACTCTGGATGGACCACTCTCTAATCTTTCTTCTTTGAGTGTTCTGGACCTTAGTTCAAACCAACTCCAAGGACAACTCCCAAATCTACCACCATTTGTCACGTACGTGGATTTCTCGAGCAATAATTTCAGCTCTGTAATACCAGTTAGTACTATTGACTCCCTTACTTCTGcttatttcttctctctttctagcaATAAGGTCCATGGGAGTATCCCTGAATCAATATGCAATGCAACATATCTTCAAGTTCTAGATTTGTCTTATAATCTCTTCAATGGAAAAATACCCCAGTGCTTGAGTGAGATGTATCGGACTCTTCTGGTGCTAAATCTAAGGAGAAACAAGCTCATTGGTTCAATTCCTGATTCCTTTGAAGGCAATTGTAGTTTACGAACTTTGGATTTCAGTGAAAACCTAATTAGAGGACTGTTACCGAAGTCTTTAGCCAATTGCACAAAGTTGGAGGCCTTGAACATCGGGAACAATCTCATCGAGGATGCCTTTCCATGTTACTTGAAGAACACATCCATGTTGCGCATCCTTGTTTTGCGATCTAACAACTTTACCGGGCCTGTTGGTTGTTCAGAGCCTAATGTCACTTGGCCGATGCTTCAAATTGTAGATATAGCTTCAAATAATTTTACCGGTAAGCTTCCAAAAATTTATGGCTGGAAGGCAATGATGGATGATGAAATTGAGGCCCAATCAGAGCATACGCACCTCCAATTTGAAGTCCTGAGACAATATTACTATCAAGATTCCATAACAATTACCTTCAATTTTACTATGGAGTTGGTGAAGATTCAAAATGTTTTCACTGTGATTGACTTTTCCAGCAACAATCTTGAGGGGCCAATACCAGAAGAATTTGGAGGACTTAAATCATTATATGTTCTCAACTTGTCGCATAATGCTCTTACAGGCCAAATTCCACCATCTCTAGCAAACTTGACTCTACTAGAGTCATTAGACTTGTCCAGGAACAATCTTACAGGGGAGATTCCAATGCAACTTGCAGATGgtcttacttttctttctttcttagaCCTTTCTTTCAATCAATTGGTGGGGCGAATTCCACAGATTAAGCAATTTACTACATTTTCTGAAGCTTCATTTG
Above is a genomic segment from Corylus avellana chromosome ca9, CavTom2PMs-1.0 containing:
- the LOC132162483 gene encoding receptor like protein 26-like, translating into MKNNLVFSSDLSTKLVYWNQSADCCLWEGVNCAEGRVIGLDLTNESISGGLDNLSSLFNLSYLQSLNLAFNNFNGSQIPSEFDKLANLNYLNLSNAGFDGQIPMAISHLTRLVTLDLHYNSLNGSIPISLFSLPLLQTLQLSNNQFSGQLNEILNVSSHLLDTLDLSSNNLEGPIPMSVFELQRLKILSLSSNNFNGSLQLNVIQQLSNLLHLDLSYNRLLIEYNGTNSSFSSFPQIATLILASSKMKKFHDFLRNQSKLTYLDLSDNQIEGDIPNWLLKHRNLIGLNLSFNHLVTLDGPLSNLSSLSVLDLSSNQLQGQLPNLPPFVTYVDFSSNNFSSVIPVSTIDSLTSAYFFSLSSNKVHGSIPESICNATYLQVLDLSYNLFNGKIPQCLSEMYRTLLVLNLRRNKLIGSIPDSFEGNCSLRTLDFSENLIRGLLPKSLANCTKLEALNIGNNLIEDAFPCYLKNTSMLRILVLRSNNFTGPVGCSEPNVTWPMLQIVDIASNNFTGKLPKIYGWKAMMDDEIEAQSEHTHLQFEVLRQYYYQDSITITFNFTMELVKIQNVFTVIDFSSNNLEGPIPEEFGGLKSLYVLNLSHNALTGQIPPSLANLTLLESLDLSRNNLTGEIPMQLADGLTFLSFLDLSFNQLVGRIPQIKQFTTFSEASFAGNKGLCGFPLQTECPYAEPASPPTFERSHSNSEIVNDWDFMRVELDLFLVLEL